In Paraburkholderia sp. BL10I2N1, a single genomic region encodes these proteins:
- a CDS encoding HAMP domain-containing sensor histidine kinase, whose product MQLPLGRLFWRVFFLHWLAMVAAFACAGFYLYATGHTPPPPGEMPWVLLIPVLSGAAVALPVAFAIAWYLSKPLRHLSLALRDAAGARFEVRVSPALGSRRDEFAELAREFDDMAARLQQAAMQQRQLFHDVSHELRSPLARIQAAIGLMQQDPESAAAMGERIAREAERLDQFIEELLTLHKLEAGAVNPARERLDIIELLADIVQDAAFEAQARGCAVKLDAPDTFVAEVAGETLYRAFENVVRNAIKYTAPHTTVEVRARTFKSSQGAGDGAGWLEISVGDRGPGVPVESCEEIFEPFRRLESYQRDAAMRSVPGTGLGLAIARRALALHGGDIRATPRQGGGLLVIARLPSMAAPGKPASR is encoded by the coding sequence ATGCAACTGCCACTCGGACGCCTGTTCTGGAGAGTTTTCTTTCTGCATTGGCTCGCCATGGTGGCGGCATTCGCGTGCGCCGGGTTCTATCTGTATGCGACCGGACATACCCCGCCCCCGCCAGGTGAGATGCCTTGGGTTCTGCTCATCCCCGTGCTGTCGGGGGCCGCGGTGGCGCTGCCAGTGGCCTTCGCGATCGCCTGGTATCTGTCCAAACCGTTGCGTCATCTGAGCCTCGCGCTGCGCGACGCGGCGGGGGCGCGCTTCGAAGTCCGTGTCTCGCCCGCACTCGGCTCCCGCCGCGATGAGTTCGCCGAGCTGGCACGCGAGTTCGACGACATGGCCGCGCGTCTCCAGCAGGCCGCGATGCAGCAGCGTCAGCTCTTTCATGACGTGTCGCACGAGCTACGGTCACCGTTAGCGCGCATCCAGGCTGCGATCGGGCTCATGCAACAAGACCCCGAATCAGCAGCGGCGATGGGCGAGCGCATCGCGCGGGAAGCGGAGCGGCTGGACCAGTTCATTGAAGAGCTTCTGACTCTGCATAAACTGGAGGCGGGCGCCGTGAACCCGGCGCGCGAACGCTTGGACATCATCGAACTGCTGGCCGACATCGTGCAGGACGCAGCGTTCGAGGCGCAGGCGCGCGGCTGCGCGGTGAAATTGGACGCGCCAGACACTTTTGTGGCGGAAGTCGCCGGAGAAACGCTTTACCGCGCTTTCGAGAACGTCGTGCGCAATGCCATCAAGTACACCGCCCCCCATACAACCGTGGAGGTTCGCGCGCGCACGTTTAAGTCGTCTCAAGGGGCAGGTGACGGAGCCGGGTGGCTCGAAATCAGCGTGGGCGACAGAGGTCCCGGCGTACCGGTGGAATCGTGCGAAGAGATTTTTGAACCGTTCCGGCGCCTCGAGTCGTACCAGCGCGATGCCGCGATGCGGTCAGTGCCCGGCACCGGTCTGGGACTGGCCATCGCCCGGCGAGCACTAGCGCTGCACGGTGGCGATATCCGGGCCACGCCGCGACAGGGTGGTGGTCTCCTCGTGATCGCACGTTTGCCGAGCATGGCGGCGCCAGGCAAGCCTGCGTCGCGATAA
- a CDS encoding efflux transporter outer membrane subunit, which yields MEQNRRHRAWVAAVTGSLVLCACALQPPYQAPRVAAAIGWQAELPHGASVENLVDWWRRFDDPAVAELIRTAEADSPTLAKAVAQINDARATLASSSAGAWPALTGSGSVMREKSVMALGNTSLTSLTTTRSGTLDASWEIDLFGKVRSGRESSQAQLEARVDDWHDARVSLAAEVADDYVQYRACRQLARAYDKSAASYAQTEKSTLAAVHAGMTPSSDGYLAQASTASANATATQQHVACEELIKSLVELTGDGEQALRDIVDRPEAPDLPRPAAFRVQAAPADLIRQRPDLASSERALAAAYAAVGQARADRFPSLSLSGSVGLSATSLTAPMSTWSFGPSLSVPLFDAGKRKAAVDSAQASYDTQLAAYRSAVRTAIKEVEVALADLDGAARRSDDARRAAEQYRRYESAVETSWRAGFDTLLTLEQARRSLTGADITYIELQRDRIRSWIALYKALGGGWQGNDAVISAAHPAPTTPATSQGTTQ from the coding sequence ATGGAGCAAAACCGGCGCCACCGCGCATGGGTGGCCGCCGTCACGGGCAGCCTTGTGTTGTGCGCCTGCGCATTGCAGCCGCCTTACCAGGCGCCACGGGTGGCCGCAGCCATTGGATGGCAGGCCGAACTGCCGCATGGCGCAAGCGTCGAGAACCTGGTTGATTGGTGGCGCCGCTTCGATGACCCGGCGGTTGCAGAACTGATCCGCACGGCCGAGGCCGACAGCCCGACCCTCGCGAAGGCCGTGGCCCAAATCAACGACGCACGCGCCACGCTGGCTTCCAGCAGCGCTGGTGCGTGGCCGGCATTGACCGGCAGCGGGTCGGTCATGCGGGAAAAGTCCGTCATGGCTTTGGGCAATACCAGCCTGACGAGCCTGACGACCACGCGCAGCGGCACGCTCGACGCCTCCTGGGAAATCGACCTGTTCGGCAAGGTGCGCTCAGGCCGTGAATCGTCGCAAGCGCAACTGGAAGCGCGCGTCGACGACTGGCATGACGCGCGTGTTTCGCTGGCCGCCGAGGTTGCCGACGATTACGTGCAGTACCGGGCATGCCGCCAGCTTGCGCGCGCGTATGACAAGTCCGCGGCGTCGTACGCGCAGACCGAGAAATCAACGCTTGCGGCGGTCCACGCCGGCATGACGCCCTCCTCCGACGGCTACCTCGCGCAAGCCAGCACGGCCAGCGCCAACGCAACAGCCACGCAGCAGCACGTCGCGTGCGAAGAACTGATCAAGTCGCTGGTGGAGCTCACAGGTGACGGCGAGCAGGCACTGCGCGACATCGTCGACCGGCCAGAAGCGCCCGATCTGCCCCGACCGGCCGCATTCCGTGTGCAGGCCGCCCCTGCCGACCTCATCCGCCAACGGCCCGATCTGGCATCGTCCGAGCGCGCGCTGGCCGCGGCCTATGCCGCCGTCGGGCAAGCCCGCGCCGATCGTTTCCCAAGTCTCTCGTTGTCCGGCTCGGTTGGCCTCTCGGCCACCAGTCTGACCGCCCCCATGTCAACCTGGTCGTTCGGGCCAAGCCTGTCGGTTCCGTTGTTCGATGCGGGCAAGCGCAAGGCTGCCGTGGATTCGGCGCAGGCCAGCTATGACACGCAACTCGCGGCCTATCGCAGTGCGGTACGTACGGCGATCAAGGAGGTCGAGGTGGCACTCGCCGACCTGGATGGAGCCGCACGCCGTAGCGACGACGCGCGCCGCGCTGCCGAACAATACCGCCGCTATGAGAGCGCCGTGGAAACCAGCTGGCGCGCCGGCTTCGACACGCTGCTGACGCTAGAACAGGCGCGCCGCTCCCTGACCGGCGCAGACATCACGTACATCGAACTGCAGCGGGACCGCATCCGCAGCTGGATCGCGCTCTACAAGGCCTTGGGCGGTGGCTGGCAGGGCAACGATGCGGTGATCTCGGCGGCCCATCCCGCGCCCACTACACCTGCCACCTCGCAAGGAACCACACAGTGA
- a CDS encoding efflux RND transporter periplasmic adaptor subunit, translated as MKLSPPKAALAAFIIVAGAAAWRLTPGFRAHAETQTPPAALTVSLVEPQYLPWPDTIEANGSTAAWQEAVIGAETGSLRITELLVDVGSEVKRGQMLARLADATATADLRKQEAAVTQARANLEQAEADVKRSRLAADSGALSTQKLDEYRITETVDRATLASAEADLQNRRIALSQTRIVAVDDGIISSRAALLGNVVGAGTELFRLIREGRIEWQAEVDAQQLARIRAGQSAHVTLPGGRVVDGKVRLVSPTLSTNTGRAIVYVALNGHGAQPGMFASGTIELDTAQVWTLPESALVPRDGRTDVYVLNPDGATVARRTVVAGRHRDGRCEIISGLQFGTRVVASGGGFLSDGALVKVVQHKGLAGIAAAAGMAQGGVL; from the coding sequence GTGAAGCTGAGTCCCCCCAAGGCCGCATTGGCAGCCTTCATCATCGTTGCCGGAGCAGCCGCCTGGCGGCTGACACCTGGATTCCGAGCCCACGCCGAGACGCAAACGCCACCCGCCGCACTCACCGTCAGCCTGGTCGAACCGCAGTATCTGCCATGGCCTGACACCATTGAGGCCAATGGCAGCACGGCGGCCTGGCAGGAAGCGGTGATCGGTGCCGAGACAGGCAGCTTGCGCATTACCGAACTGCTCGTCGATGTAGGCAGTGAGGTCAAGCGCGGCCAGATGCTCGCGCGGCTCGCCGATGCAACGGCGACGGCGGACCTGCGCAAGCAGGAGGCCGCAGTTACGCAGGCACGCGCCAACCTGGAGCAGGCCGAGGCCGACGTGAAGCGTTCCAGGCTGGCCGCCGACAGCGGCGCCCTATCGACGCAGAAGCTGGATGAATACCGCATCACAGAAACCGTCGACCGCGCCACGCTGGCTTCGGCTGAAGCCGACTTGCAAAACAGGCGTATCGCCCTGTCGCAAACGCGCATCGTCGCGGTAGACGACGGCATCATTTCGTCGCGCGCGGCGCTGCTTGGCAACGTGGTAGGGGCCGGCACCGAGCTGTTCCGACTCATTCGCGAAGGGCGAATCGAATGGCAGGCGGAGGTCGATGCACAGCAGTTGGCGCGTATTCGCGCAGGGCAGTCAGCGCACGTGACGTTGCCGGGCGGAAGAGTGGTCGACGGCAAGGTCCGGCTAGTCTCACCCACGCTGTCGACCAACACCGGCCGGGCCATCGTCTATGTTGCACTGAACGGACACGGCGCCCAACCCGGCATGTTCGCCAGCGGCACCATCGAACTGGATACGGCACAGGTATGGACGCTGCCGGAATCGGCGCTGGTGCCGCGCGACGGCCGCACCGATGTGTACGTGCTGAATCCCGACGGCGCAACTGTCGCTCGGCGCACCGTGGTAGCGGGACGCCATCGCGACGGCCGCTGCGAAATCATCTCGGGGCTCCAGTTCGGTACGCGCGTGGTAGCCAGCGGCGGCGGCTTCCTGTCTGACGGCGCGCTCGTGAAGGTGGTGCAGCACAAGGGGCTCGCCGGCATCGCCGCAGCAGCTGGCATGGCACAGGGAGGAGTTCTATGA
- a CDS encoding response regulator transcription factor, whose translation MTSVLLIDDDAELTGMLVQYLAHEGFAAEVAHDGEAGVARALSGGFAIVVLDVMMPRLSGIEALRRIRSASRVPVLMLTARGDEIDRISGLNLGADDYVPKPCTPGELVARLRAILRRASGTSAAGSSNPVHAGPLMLWPSSRRATWQGNPLELTGTEFSLLEILVRHAGRLVSKEDISLQAFDRPLARFDRRIDVHLSSIRQKLGQRPDGQPWIVSVRGMGYQLLTD comes from the coding sequence ATGACGTCGGTGCTGCTGATCGACGACGACGCCGAACTGACCGGCATGCTGGTGCAGTATCTTGCCCACGAAGGCTTTGCCGCCGAAGTCGCGCACGACGGGGAGGCCGGTGTGGCACGCGCGCTGTCCGGGGGCTTCGCCATCGTGGTGCTCGACGTCATGATGCCGCGCCTGTCGGGCATCGAGGCGCTGCGCCGCATTCGCTCGGCCAGCCGCGTGCCGGTGCTGATGCTGACGGCCCGCGGCGACGAGATAGACCGCATCTCCGGCCTCAATCTTGGCGCCGACGACTATGTCCCGAAGCCTTGTACGCCCGGCGAACTCGTCGCGCGGCTGCGGGCCATCCTGCGCCGTGCGTCCGGCACGAGTGCGGCGGGCTCCAGCAACCCGGTCCACGCCGGACCGCTCATGCTGTGGCCTTCCAGCCGGCGCGCCACCTGGCAAGGAAATCCGCTCGAATTGACCGGCACGGAGTTCAGCCTGCTCGAAATTCTGGTCCGTCACGCCGGGAGGCTGGTCAGCAAGGAGGATATCTCGCTGCAGGCTTTCGACCGGCCGCTTGCACGCTTCGACCGGCGCATCGACGTACACCTCAGCAGCATCCGCCAGAAGCTGGGCCAACGCCCCGACGGGCAGCCGTGGATCGTCAGCGTGCGCGGCATGGGCTACCAGCTTCTGACGGACTGA